One segment of Senegalia massiliensis DNA contains the following:
- a CDS encoding DUF58 domain-containing protein has protein sequence MNIFISILLFIIILITFSRVWENISIKNIKYTRFTNKNIVFPEEEIMITTIISNHKFIPLPWIEIYAELPEPVKYIDQNYSYKKSINTNIYRVITSLLPYQKVTRRNKFHINKRGYYNINNLKITIGDFIGISKGIININSPLKIIVYPEIKDINDLIVEENEPQGEISVRRFIISDPLAIKGVREYNLNDSFNIIDWKATAKSNDLYVKDFDFTSESSIKIILNIQCNEKSWIDVDEDSIEKGIDISAAVMNNCIESNIPVGFSTNSILHTDNLLTENIISIPPEANLGIGEEILDTLAKMSMMSKVKLEDLVFEILNTYGKNTTFILITPFLDKNTIQLINEYIYLGYNIKLIFLRNISNRKFLDSNVEIFNLKEMQYDL, from the coding sequence ATGAATATTTTTATATCTATTTTATTGTTTATAATTATTTTAATTACATTTAGTAGAGTATGGGAAAATATATCTATAAAAAATATAAAATATACTAGATTTACAAATAAAAATATAGTGTTTCCAGAAGAAGAGATAATGATTACTACAATAATAAGTAATCATAAATTTATACCTTTACCTTGGATAGAAATTTATGCTGAATTGCCGGAACCAGTAAAGTATATTGATCAAAATTATAGCTATAAAAAAAGTATAAATACAAATATCTATAGAGTAATAACATCTTTACTTCCTTATCAAAAAGTTACTAGAAGAAATAAATTTCATATAAATAAAAGGGGTTATTATAATATTAATAATCTAAAGATTACTATTGGAGATTTCATTGGAATTTCTAAAGGAATAATAAATATAAATTCACCTTTAAAAATTATAGTTTATCCTGAAATAAAAGATATTAATGACTTAATTGTAGAAGAAAATGAGCCACAAGGAGAGATTTCTGTTAGAAGATTTATAATATCAGACCCTTTAGCTATAAAAGGAGTTCGAGAATATAATTTAAATGATAGTTTTAATATAATTGATTGGAAGGCTACTGCAAAATCAAATGACTTATACGTTAAAGATTTTGACTTTACATCAGAAAGTTCCATAAAGATAATACTTAATATACAATGCAATGAAAAATCTTGGATAGATGTTGATGAAGATTCAATAGAAAAAGGCATAGATATATCTGCAGCAGTAATGAATAATTGTATAGAGTCAAATATCCCAGTAGGTTTTTCTACAAATTCCATATTACATACTGATAACTTATTAACAGAAAACATAATTTCAATACCACCAGAAGCAAATCTTGGCATTGGAGAAGAGATATTAGATACATTAGCAAAAATGTCTATGATGTCGAAAGTAAAATTAGAAGATTTAGTTTTTGAAATATTAAATACTTATGGAAAAAATACTACTTTTATATTGATAACTCCTTTTTTAGATAAAAATACTATACAACTTATTAATGAATATATATATTTAGGATATAATATAAAACTCATATTTCTTAGGAACATTTCAAATAGAAAATTTTTAGATTCAAATGTGGAAATATTTAATCTAAAGGAGATGCAATATGATTTATAA
- a CDS encoding DUF4177 domain-containing protein: MKFEYKVENLRLHGMTSMVLTKEHENKLNELGEEGWEMVGFTSSASGRNIAAVFKRARS, translated from the coding sequence TTGAAGTTTGAATATAAAGTAGAAAACCTTAGATTACATGGTATGACTTCTATGGTTCTTACTAAGGAACATGAAAATAAGCTAAATGAATTAGGAGAAGAAGGATGGGAGATGGTAGGTTTTACTTCTTCAGCAAGCGGAAGAAATATAGCAGCAGTTTTTAAAAGAGCTAGAAGCTGA
- a CDS encoding AAA family ATPase, which translates to MEIERIKNMTDNIKENVQKVIVGKDEIIENIIIAILCRGHILLEDVPGLGKTLLARTIAKSIDSNFSRIQFTPDLLPTDITGINYFNQKTSEFMFKKGPLMNNLVLADEINRATPRTQSSLLEAMEENQLTIDGETHLLGQPFFVIATQNPVENSGTYPLPEAQLDRFFMKLSIGYPNFEEELKILKRFKSKSPFTNIKAVVDSQDILKARKLFEKVKVDDDLINYILELVRNTRTHDDIKLGISPRGAQALFKGSQARAAIQGRDFVIPDDIKKIIKEVFRHRIIVQGKSRFSNINTDNIIEEIVKNTKVPSEKIGS; encoded by the coding sequence TTGGAAATTGAGAGAATAAAAAATATGACAGATAATATTAAAGAAAATGTTCAAAAAGTAATAGTAGGTAAAGATGAAATAATAGAGAATATTATTATAGCTATATTATGTAGAGGACATATATTATTAGAAGATGTACCAGGACTTGGTAAGACATTACTTGCAAGAACTATCGCAAAGTCAATAGATAGTAATTTTTCAAGAATACAATTTACTCCTGATTTATTGCCCACTGATATTACTGGCATAAATTATTTTAATCAAAAGACAAGTGAATTTATGTTTAAAAAAGGTCCTCTTATGAATAACTTAGTTCTTGCTGATGAAATTAATAGGGCAACACCTAGAACTCAATCTAGTTTACTTGAAGCTATGGAAGAAAATCAATTAACAATTGATGGAGAAACACATTTGTTAGGACAACCCTTTTTTGTTATAGCAACACAAAATCCAGTAGAAAACTCAGGTACTTATCCATTACCTGAGGCACAATTAGATAGATTTTTCATGAAATTATCCATAGGTTATCCTAATTTTGAGGAAGAGTTAAAAATACTTAAAAGATTTAAAAGTAAAAGTCCTTTTACTAATATAAAAGCAGTTGTTGATTCACAAGATATATTAAAAGCCAGAAAGTTATTTGAAAAAGTAAAAGTAGATGATGATTTAATTAATTATATATTAGAATTAGTTAGAAATACTAGAACTCATGATGATATAAAGCTTGGAATAAGTCCAAGGGGAGCTCAAGCACTTTTTAAAGGTTCACAGGCAAGAGCTGCAATACAGGGAAGGGATTTTGTAATTCCAGATGATATAAAAAAAATTATAAAGGAAGTATTTAGACATAGAATTATTGTGCAAGGAAAATCTAGATTTTCTAATATTAATACAGATAATATAATTGAAGAAATAGTAAAAAATACTAAAGTACCTTCAGAAAAAATAGGTTCTTAG